In Brevibacillus brevis, a genomic segment contains:
- a CDS encoding DUF402 domain-containing protein yields the protein MKRKRADRPGWRRVKRLGYQEKWVEALSFVGYCVRLTLDEVMEPAYMTVGEKVLCVGDRGYVYLQYFPQDQAYAVTKMLDELGNTVQWYIDICKGHGKDQDGHLWYDDLYLDIVVLPDDSVYLLDQDELDEALERGIISEKDHLFACETADRLLKEIMAGKRDAFDFPNFFA from the coding sequence ATGAAGCGTAAACGAGCAGACCGTCCGGGCTGGAGGCGGGTCAAACGACTGGGCTATCAGGAAAAATGGGTGGAAGCCCTGTCTTTTGTCGGCTATTGTGTTCGCTTGACCCTGGATGAGGTGATGGAGCCGGCTTATATGACGGTAGGAGAAAAGGTATTGTGCGTGGGTGACAGAGGTTACGTATACTTGCAGTATTTTCCGCAAGACCAAGCGTACGCCGTGACCAAAATGCTGGACGAGCTGGGGAACACGGTGCAGTGGTATATCGATATTTGCAAGGGCCACGGCAAGGATCAAGACGGCCATCTCTGGTATGATGACCTCTATCTGGACATTGTCGTTCTCCCGGATGACAGTGTGTATTTGCTGGATCAGGATGAACTGGACGAAGCGTTGGAGAGGGGAATCATCAGCGAGAAAGACCATCTCTTTGCCTGCGAAACGGCCGATCGACTGCTGAAGGAAATCATGGCTGGCAAGCGGGATGCTTTTGACTTTCCGAATTTCTTTGCTTAA
- a CDS encoding amino acid permease translates to MPLSRQLLRKKLPSQLLEQSESKTGGLKKSLGAFDLTMLGIGAIVGTGIFVLTGVAAAVHAGPALVLSFVLSALACFFAALCYAEFASTVPVSGSAYTYSYAAFGELVAWMIGWDLILEYGVAAAAVASGWSGYAQGLLSGFGISLPLALTSAFDATKGTVIDLPAILIIVVITALLMKGTKESARFNTAMVIVKLAVILLFLVVGIGYVKPENWSPFMPFGFSGVATGAATVFFAFIGFDAVSTAAEEVRNPQRNMPIGIMTSLLICTVLYIAVSFTLTGIVPYEMLNVKNPVAFALSYVHQDWAAGFISLGAIIGITTVLLVMMYGQTRLFFAMSRDGLLPPVFSHVHRETQVPRKSTLIVGILVAIFSGLLPLSKLAELTNIGTLFAFILVSIGVVVLRNTNPHLNRAFQVPLVPLVPILAVLFCGYLVYSLPLVTKLGFIGWLVVGAIVYFLYGRRHSHLEKSSENQ, encoded by the coding sequence ATGCCCTTGAGCCGACAATTATTGCGAAAAAAACTGCCGTCGCAGCTGCTGGAACAGTCCGAAAGCAAAACGGGCGGCCTGAAAAAGTCCCTCGGCGCGTTTGACTTGACCATGCTTGGGATAGGCGCGATTGTGGGAACGGGCATCTTCGTTTTGACCGGAGTGGCAGCGGCAGTGCACGCGGGACCGGCCCTCGTGTTGTCGTTCGTCCTGTCCGCACTCGCCTGTTTCTTTGCGGCTCTGTGCTACGCTGAATTCGCCTCTACCGTGCCCGTGTCGGGCAGTGCCTACACTTACAGCTACGCCGCATTCGGCGAGCTGGTCGCCTGGATGATTGGCTGGGATCTGATTTTGGAGTACGGGGTAGCGGCAGCGGCGGTCGCGAGCGGATGGTCCGGATATGCCCAAGGGCTGCTCAGCGGTTTCGGGATTTCTTTACCGCTGGCGCTCACCAGCGCCTTCGATGCAACCAAGGGAACCGTAATCGATTTGCCCGCCATATTGATCATCGTGGTCATCACGGCGCTGTTGATGAAGGGAACAAAGGAATCCGCACGCTTCAATACCGCTATGGTGATCGTCAAGCTGGCCGTCATCCTTCTTTTTCTGGTCGTGGGAATCGGTTACGTCAAGCCGGAAAACTGGAGCCCGTTCATGCCGTTCGGCTTTTCGGGCGTCGCGACAGGAGCCGCCACGGTGTTTTTTGCCTTCATCGGATTTGACGCTGTCTCGACTGCCGCCGAGGAAGTGCGCAACCCGCAGCGAAACATGCCGATCGGAATCATGACTTCACTCCTCATCTGCACCGTTCTCTACATCGCCGTTTCCTTTACGCTGACCGGGATCGTGCCCTACGAAATGCTGAATGTCAAAAATCCGGTAGCCTTTGCGCTGTCATACGTTCATCAGGATTGGGCAGCGGGATTCATTTCACTTGGAGCCATCATCGGGATTACGACCGTTCTGCTGGTGATGATGTACGGGCAGACCCGTTTATTTTTCGCCATGAGCAGGGACGGTCTGTTGCCTCCTGTTTTTTCGCATGTGCACAGGGAGACGCAGGTCCCCCGCAAAAGCACGCTGATCGTCGGGATTTTGGTCGCGATCTTTAGCGGTCTGCTTCCTTTGAGCAAGCTGGCGGAGCTGACGAACATCGGCACTTTGTTCGCGTTTATTCTGGTTTCCATTGGCGTGGTCGTGCTGCGCAATACCAACCCTCATCTGAACAGGGCGTTCCAGGTCCCCCTGGTTCCTCTGGTGCCGATTTTGGCCGTTTTGTTTTGCGGTTATCTGGTGTACAGCCTGCCCTTGGTGACCAAGCTCGGGTTCATCGGTTGGCTCGTGGTCGGGGCTATCGTCTATTTTCTGTACGGACGCCGACACAGCCACCTGGAAAAATCGTCGGAGAATCAGTAG